The following proteins are co-located in the Camelina sativa cultivar DH55 chromosome 12, Cs, whole genome shotgun sequence genome:
- the LOC104734101 gene encoding presenilin-like protein At2g29900, with the protein MKHKKKSKKRAEPEPELPSTPDSGKFYSFTWLRIKLWKSLVRESVTYSESDSDSSWDKFVGAFLNSLVFVAAITVATFVLVLLFXEELIAILTPVSICMFTVVLLVCILNSDPSSSSSASFSSIATAAYSESDSDSSWDKFVGAFLNSLVFVAAITVATFVLVLLFYLRCVKFLKFYMGFSAFIVLGNLGGEILVLLIDHFRFPIDCITFLILLFNFSVIGVFAVFMSKFSILVTQGYLVWIGVLVAYSFTLLPEWTTWVLLVALALYDIAAVLLLVGLLRLLVEMAISRDEDIPALVYEARPVIRNDSRLIHNCNCCLYNNL; encoded by the coding sequence ATgaagcataagaagaagagcaagaaacGAGCTGAACCTGAACCCGAGTTACCGTCTACGCCCGATTCTGGTAAATTTTACAGCTTTACATGGTTGAGGATAAAGCTCTGGAAGAGTCTAGTTAGAGAGTCTGTTACTTACTCGGAGAGCGATTCGGATTCCTCATGGGACAAATTCGTAGGTGCCTTTTTGAATTCACTAGTCTTCGTCGCTGCAATCACTGTTGCAACGTTCGTTCTCGTCCTTCTCTTTTANGAAGAACTCATCGCAATCCTCACACCTGTCTCGATTTGTATGTTCACCGTTGTTCTACTTGTCTGTATCCTAAACTCCgacccttcttcttcctcctccgcctctTTCTCCTCCATAGCCACCGCTGCTTACTCGGAGAGCGATTCGGATTCCTCATGGGACAAATTCGTAGGTGCCTTTTTGAATTCACTCGTCTTCGTCGCTGCAATCACTGTTGCAACGTTCGTTCTCGTCCTTCTCTTTTACCTCAGATGTGTTAAATTCTTGAAATTTTACATGGGTTTCTCAGCTTTCATCGTTTTAGGGAACTTAGGTGGAGAAATCTTAGTTTTATTGATCGATCATTTTAGATTCCCGATTGATTGCATCACGTTTCTGATACTTTTATTCAATTTCTCCGTCATTGGTGTCTTCGCTGTGTTCATGTCCAAGTTTTCGATTTTGGTCACTCAAGGCTACTTGGTTTGGATTGGTGTTTTGGTTGCTTACTCCTTCACGTTATTGCCTGAATGGACTACTTGGGTTCTTCTCGTAGCTTTGGCACTTTATGATATTGCTGCTGTGCTTTTACTTGTTGGTCTGTTACGTCTTCTTGTTGAAATGGCTATATCTAGAGACGAAGATATCCCGGCTTTGGTTTACGAAGCACGCCCTGTGATTCGAAATGATTCACGTTTGATTCACAATTGTAATTGTTGTTTGTATAACAACTTATAA